The following proteins come from a genomic window of Micromonospora echinofusca:
- the rpsF gene encoding 30S ribosomal protein S6, translated as MRHYEVMVILDPSLEERTVAPSLDTYLNVIRTAGGSVEKTDVWGRRRLAYEINKKAEGIYAVVDLQATPAAVAELDRQLRLNESVLRTKVIRPEMR; from the coding sequence TTGCGTCATTACGAAGTAATGGTGATCCTCGACCCCAGTCTCGAGGAGCGCACCGTCGCCCCGTCGCTCGACACGTACCTGAACGTGATCCGGACCGCGGGTGGCTCGGTGGAGAAGACCGACGTGTGGGGCCGCCGGCGCCTCGCGTACGAGATCAACAAGAAGGCCGAAGGCATCTACGCCGTCGTCGACCTGCAGGCGACGCCCGCGGCGGTGGCCGAGCTGGACCGTCAGCTGCGGCTCAACGAGTCCGTGCTGCGCACCAAGGTCATCCGGCCGGAGATGCGCTAA
- a CDS encoding AfsR/SARP family transcriptional regulator yields the protein MEFYFLGPLTIRSGAASVYLSGERSQKLFAALLLNSNQPVSVERLIDVVWDHHPPGTARQQIQNRLGRLRALLLSGGQRITRTGNSYALEVSEKQIDGLRFRQLCTQAEQARCAGQLDRAASLLHAGLTLWRGSTIQGIDSPALRGDIVRWEEARLRAIEAVVAVEFSRQRHSAMTTDLYSWVQHYPYHEGLHCSLAEALHAGSRTAEAVHVLHQLKLRLARELGINAGTGVHDLHRRLLGADVAEADESAQLKRQAAEAIHRALTETTQALKVLSNAIASY from the coding sequence TTGGAATTCTATTTTCTAGGCCCACTGACCATTAGATCAGGGGCCGCATCAGTCTACCTATCGGGCGAGCGCAGTCAGAAGCTCTTCGCGGCTCTCCTGCTCAACTCCAATCAGCCTGTCTCCGTCGAGCGGCTCATCGATGTGGTCTGGGACCATCATCCGCCTGGCACCGCCCGTCAACAGATCCAGAACCGATTGGGCAGGCTTCGGGCCCTGCTCCTCTCAGGCGGGCAACGGATCACCCGCACCGGCAACAGCTACGCCCTCGAGGTCAGCGAGAAACAGATCGACGGGCTCCGGTTCCGGCAGCTCTGCACTCAGGCGGAGCAGGCGCGATGCGCCGGTCAGCTTGACCGGGCAGCCAGCCTCCTGCACGCCGGCCTGACGCTGTGGCGCGGTTCGACCATTCAGGGCATCGACTCACCGGCCTTGCGGGGCGACATCGTAAGGTGGGAAGAGGCCCGACTCAGGGCGATCGAGGCAGTGGTGGCTGTGGAGTTCAGCCGCCAGCGGCACAGTGCGATGACGACCGACCTCTACTCCTGGGTACAGCACTATCCCTACCACGAAGGCCTGCACTGCTCTCTCGCCGAGGCGCTGCACGCGGGATCACGGACAGCCGAGGCGGTGCACGTGCTGCACCAACTCAAGCTCCGGTTGGCGCGCGAACTCGGCATCAATGCCGGAACCGGCGTGCACGATCTCCACCGCCGGCTCCTCGGCGCCGACGTGGCCGAGGCGGATGAGTCTGCTCAACTGAAACGCCAAGCCGCGGAGGCCATTCACCGTGCGCTGACCGAGACGACGCAGGCTCTCAAAGTACTCAGCAACGCCATCGCGAGCTACTGA
- the rpsR gene encoding 30S ribosomal protein S18 translates to MAKAAALRKPKKKVNPLDKDGITYIDYKDTALLRKFISDRGKIRARRVTGVTSQQQRQIARAVKNAREMALLPYTATAR, encoded by the coding sequence ATGGCCAAGGCCGCTGCACTTCGCAAACCGAAGAAGAAGGTGAACCCGCTCGACAAGGACGGGATCACCTACATCGATTACAAGGACACCGCGCTGCTGCGCAAGTTCATCTCCGACCGCGGCAAGATCCGCGCTAGGCGGGTGACCGGCGTGACCTCGCAGCAGCAGCGGCAGATCGCCCGTGCGGTCAAGAACGCCCGTGAGATGGCGCTCCTGCCGTACACGGCCACGGCCCGCTGA
- a CDS encoding DUF2690 domain-containing protein yields MKDRSTVGLKLARLAAAAAMLTTALVGVGAGPAVAAPDSAQKPTATAAVDDGFTKRTLRNPEVVSALADPDQAIFISAGTLATYGCRSLCDYKDPASFRVFYDDCSNCYYKCADDAVDKLKHQDPVISIMIRYSPRCRTAWAKSNYSANSYIKADSRYLSGSHRTTVTEYVGNYTVMLDDADLQARACVQPSGPYDLYCTGWY; encoded by the coding sequence ATGAAGGACAGATCGACGGTTGGACTGAAACTGGCTCGGCTGGCCGCCGCGGCGGCCATGCTGACCACCGCCCTCGTGGGCGTCGGAGCCGGGCCCGCGGTCGCTGCCCCGGACAGCGCGCAGAAGCCCACTGCGACCGCTGCGGTCGACGATGGCTTCACCAAGCGCACGCTCAGGAATCCAGAGGTGGTCAGCGCCCTCGCCGATCCCGATCAAGCAATCTTCATCAGCGCCGGCACCCTGGCGACCTACGGCTGTCGTTCCCTGTGTGACTACAAGGATCCAGCCAGTTTTCGAGTCTTCTACGACGACTGCTCGAACTGCTACTACAAGTGCGCGGACGACGCAGTAGACAAGTTGAAGCATCAGGATCCGGTCATCTCCATCATGATCCGGTACAGCCCTCGCTGCAGGACTGCGTGGGCCAAGAGCAACTACTCTGCGAACTCGTACATCAAGGCGGACAGTCGATACCTGAGCGGCAGCCACCGTACGACCGTCACCGAATACGTGGGCAACTACACCGTGATGCTGGACGACGCCGACCTTCAGGCGCGCGCCTGCGTCCAACCGAGCGGGCCGTACGACCTCTACTGCACCGGCTGGTACTGA
- a CDS encoding glycosyltransferase family 87 protein, whose product MSTQSTPRSDGTAANDHPSRSDGFVRGVSGLIGGPLGDHAVALDQPPGRESRFWTATRIVLAMVCLTLALHWVQKSPCQDGAWQNNVQYTRFCYTDVLALYYAERLNEGAVPYQDHPVEYPVLTGYFMGALGLPVHAIGQDDPGLNQGMWFYNLNALVLGALAVATVAVLLALRRRRPWDAALFALAPALMLTATVNWDLLAIGLAAFGLFAWARRRPLVAGVLLGLAGAAKMWPLFILGPILVLALRAGRLRAALTAFGAALVSLVLVNLPVAIPYRENWDRFFELNSTRPIDWGTLWYIGRYLDGKFGNANPADLGPFEWLNINIPTLNTLSYALFGLACLGVAALGLLAPRRPRLAQLAFLVVAAFLIFSKVWSQQFVLWLLPLVVLARPKWGAFLAWQVAEVCYFVAFYGELLGAATSRPVFPEGVFVLASTLRLATVVVLCVLVVREILRPELDPVRRTYADDPDGGLLDGAPDAPWLDRWRRRSVAPDEGAATSAGAPARGLST is encoded by the coding sequence ATGAGCACCCAGTCGACGCCCCGCAGCGACGGCACAGCCGCCAACGACCATCCGTCACGCTCGGATGGGTTCGTCCGCGGGGTGTCCGGCCTGATCGGGGGCCCGCTCGGTGATCACGCCGTCGCACTGGACCAACCCCCGGGGCGTGAGAGTCGATTCTGGACGGCGACCCGCATCGTCCTGGCCATGGTCTGCCTGACCCTGGCGTTGCACTGGGTGCAGAAGTCGCCCTGTCAGGACGGCGCCTGGCAGAACAACGTGCAGTACACCCGGTTCTGCTACACGGACGTGCTGGCGCTCTACTACGCCGAGCGGCTCAACGAGGGCGCGGTCCCCTACCAGGACCACCCCGTCGAGTACCCGGTGCTGACCGGGTACTTCATGGGTGCCCTCGGCCTGCCGGTGCACGCCATCGGCCAGGACGACCCGGGGCTCAACCAGGGCATGTGGTTCTACAACCTGAATGCCCTGGTGCTCGGCGCGCTGGCGGTGGCCACGGTGGCGGTGCTCCTCGCCCTGCGCCGCCGCCGACCCTGGGACGCGGCGCTCTTCGCACTCGCCCCCGCGCTGATGCTCACCGCCACGGTCAACTGGGACCTGCTCGCCATCGGTCTGGCCGCGTTCGGCCTGTTCGCCTGGGCGCGCAGGCGACCACTGGTGGCCGGTGTCCTGCTCGGTCTCGCCGGGGCGGCCAAGATGTGGCCGCTGTTCATCCTCGGCCCGATCCTGGTGTTGGCGCTGCGCGCCGGGCGGCTCCGCGCCGCCCTCACCGCCTTCGGCGCCGCACTGGTCTCCCTGGTGCTGGTGAACCTGCCGGTTGCCATTCCCTACCGGGAGAACTGGGACCGCTTCTTCGAGCTGAACTCGACCCGGCCCATCGACTGGGGCACCCTCTGGTACATCGGGCGCTACCTGGACGGCAAGTTCGGCAACGCCAACCCCGCCGACCTCGGGCCGTTCGAGTGGCTGAACATCAACATCCCGACCCTGAACACCTTGTCGTACGCCCTCTTCGGGCTGGCCTGCCTCGGGGTGGCCGCGCTGGGACTGCTGGCCCCGCGCCGGCCCCGGCTCGCCCAGCTAGCGTTCCTGGTGGTCGCCGCCTTCCTGATCTTCAGCAAGGTGTGGTCGCAGCAGTTCGTGCTCTGGCTGCTGCCGCTGGTGGTGCTCGCCCGCCCGAAGTGGGGCGCCTTCCTGGCCTGGCAGGTGGCCGAGGTCTGCTACTTCGTGGCCTTCTACGGCGAACTGCTCGGCGCGGCTACCAGCCGGCCGGTCTTCCCGGAGGGCGTCTTCGTGCTGGCCTCGACGCTGCGGCTGGCCACCGTGGTGGTGCTCTGCGTGTTGGTCGTCCGGGAGATCCTGCGACCGGAACTCGACCCGGTGCGGCGAACCTACGCCGACGACCCGGACGGCGGGCTGCTCGACGGCGCCCCCGACGCACCCTGGCTCGACCGCTGGCGACGCCGGTCCGTGGCGCCCGACGAGGGAGCCGCGACGAGCGCAGGGGCTCCGGCGCGAGGGCTGTCCACGTGA
- a CDS encoding transglycosylase domain-containing protein, with amino-acid sequence MNSYGDSSSPRGRAQIPGQHGDPGGDARGGGWSAAQEGTAPAGRASVAPRAAGAGRASVGGSASVPQRGAPASGSASAAVPPRGGSAAGSASVGSASVGRAGPGRASVPVSPAPAAGRAAGAGRASVPVSPAASGSAGRATVGTAAVGAASAGRASVGSAAVGGVSGRATARASVSPASGGPGGPGGPTGPGRRARGAGDPAGAARAKKRKRVNLVIASFAVFIMLAGLGVVGFTYYSTNVVLPEEVPLPLSTSVYASDGKTLVARLGNENRTFVTIDQIPEHVQHAVAAAEDRNFYKHSGVDYKGIARAAWNNVSGGDKQGASTITQQYARNAIENLKDDTYARKVKEAIFASKLNEKYTKPQIMQHYLNVIYFGRGAYGIEAAAQTYFRKPAIKLTVAEGAVLASLIKQPVPSTTHKGYDPAVNPVQAKERWEYVIGGMVEEGWLNAAERPTAYPEVPAPAKNGNGFGVASPRGNVVNYVRQEMEKWGLCSDSGAPGKPTCVDELRTGGYKITTTINAKMQTALEKAAQPDRKGSVLYGQPKNLMAAVVSIEPRSGKVLAYYGGDSGADFDYAGKNVDSNGDIVGGHPPGSSFKVYTLAAAIDAGISVKSLWDATPFKPKGSDTEIGNANRGAGVCGKSCTLHESTVRSYNVPFYWVTDKIGAAKVVDMAKRAGVTTMWTVDPRQEYDLVKTPAEKIAPSKFDNWTGFGKYPVTVLDHANGLATLANDGKYNKAYFVSKVEKQNKATGKWMKVPGTGAKLNPQQRIKKEVAEEVTAVLKEIPEKNNAGLDGRDAAGKTGTWEHAGTPRNAHAWMVGYDDNLATAVWVGSRDSRKPTIVDKNKKDIGGSGFPAELWKRYMDDALKGEKKSELPSVTGIGDDKAGNGEEPPPPPPPSGPPNCGPLELFCPPGGGNNGGGNNGGGNPPGGPTAPTAPTNPTEPRPGGGGGLLPTSTPRIRD; translated from the coding sequence ATGAACTCGTACGGCGATTCCAGTTCCCCGCGCGGGCGGGCCCAGATTCCGGGCCAGCACGGCGACCCCGGCGGTGACGCCCGCGGGGGCGGCTGGTCGGCTGCACAGGAGGGTACGGCACCCGCGGGCCGCGCTTCGGTAGCGCCCCGGGCCGCCGGTGCCGGGCGGGCCTCGGTCGGCGGCTCGGCGTCCGTGCCGCAGCGTGGCGCTCCGGCCTCCGGTTCGGCCTCGGCGGCCGTCCCGCCGCGAGGCGGCTCCGCCGCCGGTTCGGCCTCGGTGGGTTCCGCCTCCGTGGGGCGGGCGGGGCCGGGCCGGGCCTCCGTGCCCGTCTCGCCGGCACCGGCCGCCGGCCGGGCAGCCGGCGCGGGTCGCGCGTCGGTGCCGGTCTCCCCGGCCGCCAGCGGGTCGGCCGGTCGCGCCACGGTCGGTACGGCTGCCGTGGGCGCCGCCTCGGCCGGACGGGCCAGTGTCGGGTCGGCGGCCGTCGGTGGCGTGAGCGGCCGGGCCACGGCGCGGGCGAGCGTCTCGCCGGCCTCGGGTGGACCGGGTGGGCCCGGCGGGCCGACCGGCCCCGGCCGACGCGCGCGGGGAGCGGGCGACCCGGCCGGCGCGGCGCGGGCGAAGAAGCGCAAGCGGGTGAACCTGGTGATCGCCAGCTTCGCCGTCTTCATCATGCTCGCCGGGCTCGGCGTGGTCGGCTTCACCTACTACTCGACCAACGTCGTCCTCCCGGAGGAGGTCCCGCTGCCACTCTCCACCTCGGTCTACGCCAGCGATGGCAAGACCCTGGTGGCCCGGCTGGGCAACGAGAACCGCACCTTCGTCACGATCGATCAGATCCCTGAGCACGTCCAGCACGCCGTGGCGGCGGCCGAGGACCGCAACTTCTACAAGCACTCGGGCGTGGACTACAAGGGCATCGCGCGGGCGGCCTGGAACAACGTCAGTGGCGGCGACAAGCAGGGCGCCTCGACGATCACCCAGCAGTACGCCCGCAACGCGATCGAGAACCTGAAGGACGACACCTACGCCCGGAAGGTCAAGGAGGCGATCTTCGCCTCCAAGCTGAACGAGAAGTACACCAAGCCGCAGATCATGCAGCATTACCTCAACGTGATCTACTTCGGGCGCGGCGCGTACGGCATCGAGGCTGCCGCGCAGACCTACTTCCGCAAGCCGGCGATCAAGCTCACGGTCGCCGAGGGCGCGGTGCTCGCCTCGCTGATCAAGCAGCCCGTGCCCAGCACGACCCACAAGGGCTACGACCCCGCCGTCAACCCCGTTCAGGCCAAGGAGCGGTGGGAGTACGTGATCGGCGGCATGGTCGAGGAGGGCTGGCTGAACGCTGCGGAGCGGCCCACCGCGTACCCGGAGGTGCCGGCGCCGGCGAAGAACGGCAACGGGTTCGGTGTGGCGAGCCCTCGGGGCAACGTCGTCAACTACGTCCGCCAGGAGATGGAGAAGTGGGGCCTCTGCTCCGACTCGGGCGCGCCGGGCAAGCCGACCTGCGTCGACGAGCTGCGGACCGGCGGTTACAAGATCACGACCACGATCAACGCCAAGATGCAGACGGCGCTGGAGAAGGCGGCCCAGCCCGACCGGAAGGGGTCGGTGCTCTATGGGCAGCCGAAGAACCTGATGGCGGCGGTGGTCTCCATCGAGCCGAGGTCCGGCAAGGTGCTCGCCTACTACGGCGGTGACAGCGGCGCCGACTTCGACTACGCGGGCAAGAACGTCGACTCGAACGGTGACATCGTCGGTGGCCACCCGCCGGGCTCCTCCTTCAAGGTCTACACCCTGGCGGCGGCGATCGACGCCGGGATCTCAGTCAAGTCGCTCTGGGACGCCACCCCGTTCAAGCCGAAGGGCTCCGACACGGAGATCGGTAATGCCAACCGTGGCGCGGGCGTCTGCGGAAAGTCCTGCACGCTCCACGAGTCGACCGTCCGCTCGTACAACGTGCCCTTCTACTGGGTGACCGACAAGATCGGCGCCGCCAAGGTTGTCGACATGGCGAAGCGGGCCGGCGTGACCACCATGTGGACCGTCGATCCTCGCCAGGAGTACGACCTGGTCAAGACGCCGGCCGAGAAGATCGCTCCCTCGAAGTTCGACAACTGGACGGGTTTCGGCAAGTACCCGGTCACCGTTCTCGACCATGCGAACGGGCTCGCCACGTTGGCCAATGACGGCAAGTACAACAAGGCGTACTTCGTCAGCAAGGTGGAAAAGCAGAACAAGGCCACCGGTAAGTGGATGAAGGTGCCGGGCACCGGCGCGAAGCTCAACCCGCAGCAGCGCATCAAGAAGGAGGTCGCCGAGGAGGTGACCGCGGTGCTGAAGGAGATCCCGGAGAAGAACAACGCCGGACTGGACGGCAGGGACGCCGCCGGCAAGACCGGCACTTGGGAGCATGCCGGCACGCCTCGTAACGCGCACGCCTGGATGGTCGGCTACGACGACAATCTCGCCACTGCGGTCTGGGTCGGCAGTCGCGACAGTAGGAAGCCGACCATCGTTGACAAGAACAAGAAGGACATCGGCGGTAGCGGCTTCCCGGCCGAACTCTGGAAGCGATACATGGATGACGCCCTGAAGGGCGAAAAGAAGTCGGAGCTGCCGAGTGTCACCGGCATCGGTGACGACAAGGCTGGCAACGGCGAAGAGCCGCCGCCCCCGCCGCCCCCGTCGGGCCCGCCGAACTGCGGTCCACTCGAGCTGTTCTGCCCGCCGGGCGGTGGCAACAACGGCGGTGGCAACAACGGCGGTGGCAATCCTCCGGGCGGCCCGACCGCCCCCACCGCTCCCACCAACCCGACCGAACCGCGGCCGGGCGGCGGAGGCGGACTCCTACCGACCAGCACACCTCGTATACGGGACTGA
- a CDS encoding DUF2690 domain-containing protein, whose amino-acid sequence MGVAIVMGFQAPAMAATSGCGSVCDRKDPDTYFATVDGKTMRCNFIDVETPYSATYVELRYSPFCRTAWARQTGSFGWLSGVLVQSYNSNGTLRMTVDDTGSSGSWSLMVNDKGMTARACFYQYDTEWDYEAGNRRIMYCTARY is encoded by the coding sequence ATGGGAGTCGCTATCGTCATGGGCTTCCAGGCACCGGCGATGGCGGCGACCTCGGGCTGCGGCTCAGTGTGCGATCGCAAGGACCCGGACACCTACTTCGCGACGGTGGACGGGAAGACCATGCGGTGCAACTTCATCGACGTGGAGACCCCGTACAGCGCGACCTACGTCGAGTTGCGGTACAGCCCGTTCTGCCGAACTGCGTGGGCACGGCAGACCGGCAGCTTCGGCTGGCTCTCCGGAGTACTGGTCCAGAGCTACAACTCCAACGGGACGCTGCGCATGACGGTCGACGACACCGGATCGTCGGGCTCCTGGTCGCTGATGGTCAACGACAAGGGCATGACCGCACGGGCGTGCTTCTACCAGTACGACACCGAGTGGGACTACGAGGCCGGCAACCGCCGGATCATGTATTGCACGGCACGCTACTGA
- a CDS encoding single-stranded DNA-binding protein has protein sequence MREEMVMAGDTTITVIGNLTDDPELRFTPSGAAVAKFRVASTPRFMDKASGEWKDGEPLFLACTVWRQAAEHVAESLQRGARVIVSGRLRQRSYETREGEKRTVIELEVDEIGPSLRYATAKVQKMSRSGGGGGGFGGGGGGGQGGGGGNFDDPWASAAPAPSRGGSGGGNFDEEPPF, from the coding sequence GTGCGCGAGGAGATGGTCATGGCAGGAGACACCACCATCACGGTCATCGGCAACCTGACCGATGACCCCGAGTTGCGGTTCACCCCCTCCGGTGCGGCGGTCGCCAAGTTCCGGGTCGCTTCGACGCCCCGGTTCATGGACAAGGCCTCCGGCGAGTGGAAGGACGGCGAGCCGCTCTTCCTGGCGTGCACCGTGTGGCGGCAGGCGGCGGAGCACGTCGCCGAGTCGCTCCAGCGGGGCGCCCGCGTGATCGTCTCGGGCCGGCTGCGTCAGCGGTCGTACGAGACGCGCGAGGGCGAGAAGCGCACCGTCATCGAGCTCGAGGTCGACGAGATCGGCCCGTCGCTGCGCTACGCCACGGCGAAGGTGCAGAAGATGTCCCGCTCCGGCGGCGGTGGCGGCGGCTTCGGCGGCGGTGGTGGAGGTGGCCAGGGCGGCGGCGGAGGCAACTTCGACGACCCCTGGGCCTCGGCTGCACCGGCACCCTCGCGCGGTGGTTCGGGTGGCGGCAACTTCGACGAGGAGCCCCCGTTCTAA
- a CDS encoding DUF2690 domain-containing protein, whose amino-acid sequence MRKLLNALGAALALGLALGLTPTPANAAAPAMPSDTAGQLTMAEMITEDSTFIDAATLAAIGCGQVCDYKNPASYRIYYNSCTTCYYYCADDAITPSPLANYDKRTSSASIELRYSPRCRTAWARTTWGASYFYVESRYLSGSHRATAGFTKEDYGTNYTAMLNDADLQARACMPNHGPVTGTLCTSWY is encoded by the coding sequence GTGCGAAAACTGCTCAACGCCCTTGGTGCTGCCCTAGCTCTGGGGCTGGCCCTGGGCCTGACCCCCACACCTGCCAACGCCGCCGCTCCAGCGATGCCGAGCGATACAGCGGGTCAGCTGACGATGGCCGAAATGATCACCGAAGACAGCACCTTCATCGATGCGGCCACTCTGGCTGCCATCGGGTGTGGGCAGGTGTGCGACTACAAGAATCCGGCTTCTTACCGCATCTATTACAACAGCTGCACGACCTGCTACTACTATTGCGCCGACGATGCGATAACGCCAAGCCCGCTCGCCAACTACGACAAAAGAACCTCTTCGGCGTCAATCGAGTTGCGATACAGTCCGCGGTGCCGTACCGCATGGGCCCGCACCACGTGGGGCGCTTCCTACTTCTACGTCGAAAGCCGTTATCTGAGCGGCAGCCATCGAGCGACCGCCGGTTTCACCAAGGAAGACTACGGGACCAACTACACCGCAATGCTCAACGACGCCGATCTTCAAGCTCGCGCCTGCATGCCCAACCATGGGCCAGTCACTGGAACCCTCTGCACCTCCTGGTACTGA
- the rplI gene encoding 50S ribosomal protein L9, with protein sequence MKIILTQEVSGLGAPGDIVEVKNGYGRNYLLPQGFAIAWTKGAEKQVTVIKRARSAREIRDLGHANEVKGQLEGLKVNLKARAGDGGRLFGSVTPTEIVDAVKAAGGPVLDRRRLELSGPIKSTGSYPVQIKLHPEVTAKFDLNVVQG encoded by the coding sequence ATGAAGATCATCCTGACTCAGGAGGTGTCCGGCCTCGGTGCCCCGGGCGACATCGTCGAGGTCAAGAACGGCTACGGCCGTAACTACCTGCTGCCGCAGGGCTTCGCGATCGCCTGGACCAAGGGTGCGGAGAAGCAGGTCACGGTCATCAAGCGGGCCCGTTCGGCCCGGGAGATCCGCGACCTCGGCCACGCCAACGAGGTCAAGGGCCAGCTCGAGGGCCTCAAGGTCAACCTGAAGGCCCGCGCCGGCGACGGCGGTCGGCTCTTCGGCTCGGTCACCCCGACCGAGATCGTCGACGCCGTCAAGGCCGCCGGTGGCCCGGTCCTCGACCGTCGTCGGCTGGAGCTGTCCGGTCCGATCAAGTCGACCGGCTCCTACCCGGTGCAGATCAAGCTGCACCCCGAGGTGACCGCCAAGTTCGACCTCAACGTCGTCCAGGGCTGA
- a CDS encoding deoxyribonuclease IV: MRIGAHVDSTDPMAEATARGAEAVQFFLSDPQGWKAPKPREDADRLRAADVDLYVHAPYVINVATLNNRIRIPSRKLLLGHAKAAAAIGAKGLIVHGGHVNAGDDLAVGFDNWRKTFAYAADSGGFDVPVLIENTAGGDNACARRLDALARLWDAVGDHEVGFCLDTCHAHAGGEELLGLVDRIKAITGRIDLVHANNSKGAFNSGQDRHDNLDGGTIDPELVVAVIRAAGAPVIVETPGGVDGQGADIAFLRDRLGAGSPAA, encoded by the coding sequence ATGCGTATCGGAGCCCACGTCGATTCGACCGACCCGATGGCGGAGGCGACCGCCCGAGGGGCGGAGGCCGTGCAGTTCTTCCTCTCCGACCCGCAGGGGTGGAAGGCACCGAAGCCGCGGGAGGACGCGGACCGGCTGCGGGCCGCGGACGTCGACCTCTACGTGCACGCGCCGTACGTCATCAACGTCGCCACCCTCAACAACCGGATCCGGATCCCCAGCCGCAAGCTGCTGCTCGGGCACGCCAAGGCGGCCGCCGCCATCGGCGCGAAGGGACTGATCGTGCACGGCGGGCACGTCAACGCCGGCGACGACCTGGCCGTCGGCTTCGACAACTGGCGCAAGACCTTCGCGTACGCGGCGGACTCCGGCGGCTTCGACGTGCCGGTCCTGATCGAGAACACCGCCGGCGGCGACAACGCCTGCGCCCGGCGGCTCGACGCACTCGCCCGTCTCTGGGACGCCGTGGGCGACCACGAGGTGGGCTTCTGCCTGGACACCTGCCACGCGCACGCCGGCGGCGAGGAACTGCTCGGCCTCGTCGACCGGATCAAGGCGATCACCGGGCGGATCGACCTGGTGCACGCCAACAACTCCAAGGGCGCGTTCAACTCCGGGCAGGACCGGCACGACAACCTCGACGGCGGCACGATCGACCCGGAGCTGGTGGTGGCGGTGATCCGCGCGGCCGGCGCACCCGTCATCGTCGAAACCCCCGGCGGGGTCGACGGTCAGGGTGCCGACATCGCCTTCCTGCGTGACCGGCTGGGCGCGGGGAGCCCTGCGGCATGA